In the Borrelia turicatae 91E135 genome, one interval contains:
- a CDS encoding chemoreceptor glutamine deamidase CheD, protein MLNHFNFKLKRDVTIIVPGEAFVSNDRVISTILGSCVSVVLYDGVRRLIGVNHYVLVKSDSVVDVLQKGRYGVYAIPMLIDAMIENGASKSNLKAKLFGGANFMAKGTIRVGVENSEFAVNSLTKYGIPVVAQDFDQSKSRKIFVFPENFKVVVEYPDGAKIF, encoded by the coding sequence ATGTTAAATCATTTTAATTTTAAATTGAAAAGAGATGTTACAATAATAGTGCCAGGTGAAGCTTTTGTTTCAAATGATAGAGTTATTTCTACAATACTTGGTTCTTGTGTGTCTGTTGTGCTTTATGATGGGGTTCGTAGGCTTATAGGAGTGAATCATTATGTGCTAGTGAAATCTGATTCAGTGGTGGATGTTTTACAGAAAGGTAGATATGGAGTTTATGCTATTCCTATGTTAATTGATGCTATGATAGAGAATGGTGCATCAAAAAGTAATCTTAAGGCTAAACTTTTTGGAGGTGCTAATTTTATGGCCAAAGGGACAATAAGAGTTGGTGTTGAGAATTCAGAGTTTGCCGTTAATTCGTTAACCAAATATGGTATTCCAGTTGTAGCACAAGATTTTGATCAGTCTAAATCCAGAAAGATTTTTGTTTTTCCTGAAAATTTTAAGGTTGTTGTGGAATATCCAGATGGTGCTAAGATTTTTTAA
- the pepD gene encoding beta-Ala-His dipeptidase, producing MENVVIRYFRAISQIPRCSQNLKGISNFIKEEARKFGYSFKEDSIGNIVVEIKANGCSNMFPIILQAHTDMVCEKNESVVHDFEKDPINIIEDNGYFVASGTTLGADDGIGVAMMLAIMSESSTFKHPALELLFTVDEEIGLIGAIGLDPNLCSGKMLINLDGEEEGYFLVGCAGSRLVHINFEPQYRQNRKKTGIEILFTGLKGGHSGADIHIDLANSLKLMFFALSTLRANMEFEIGYISGGDKSNAIPREAKALILIEAEHYVLLEKELKSFKRHMQEMYTFDSDFEIILRRVNFSGDVLDDMDQDKLLNMGMAFLHGVQKVENYGEKLIRTSLNFASLLKVGNEYQFVFTIRSLLDIEKEYVFNHLKAISSLSGANFKIVYDYSSWKPAENSKLLNHLKNVYKNMYLEEAKTVVIHAGLETGIISAKFGGIDSVTIGPWINAPHTPREQVDIASTIRVYNFLKKSLETL from the coding sequence ATGGAAAATGTTGTAATTCGTTATTTTAGGGCAATATCTCAAATTCCTAGATGTTCACAAAATTTAAAGGGCATTAGTAATTTTATTAAAGAAGAAGCTAGAAAATTTGGATATTCTTTTAAGGAAGATAGTATTGGTAATATTGTAGTTGAGATTAAGGCTAATGGCTGTAGCAATATGTTTCCTATTATTTTGCAAGCTCATACAGATATGGTTTGTGAAAAAAATGAATCTGTTGTGCATGATTTTGAAAAAGATCCTATTAACATCATTGAAGATAATGGATATTTTGTTGCATCAGGCACTACTCTTGGTGCTGATGATGGGATTGGGGTTGCTATGATGCTTGCCATTATGAGTGAGTCTTCGACTTTTAAACATCCTGCCTTGGAACTTCTCTTTACTGTTGATGAAGAAATAGGGTTAATAGGTGCTATTGGACTTGATCCTAATTTATGTAGTGGGAAGATGTTAATTAACCTTGATGGAGAAGAAGAGGGTTATTTTTTAGTTGGTTGTGCTGGTTCTCGACTTGTTCATATTAACTTTGAGCCACAATATAGACAAAATAGAAAAAAAACAGGTATTGAAATTTTGTTTACAGGTCTTAAGGGAGGCCATTCTGGTGCTGATATTCATATTGATTTAGCAAATTCTTTGAAATTGATGTTTTTTGCTTTGAGTACACTTAGGGCAAATATGGAATTTGAAATTGGGTATATATCCGGTGGGGATAAGAGTAATGCAATTCCTAGAGAGGCAAAGGCATTAATATTAATTGAAGCTGAACATTATGTTTTATTAGAGAAAGAATTAAAATCGTTTAAGCGTCATATGCAAGAGATGTATACTTTTGATTCTGATTTTGAAATTATTTTAAGAAGAGTAAATTTTTCTGGTGATGTTTTGGATGATATGGATCAAGATAAGCTTTTAAATATGGGTATGGCATTTTTGCATGGAGTCCAAAAAGTTGAAAATTATGGTGAAAAACTTATTAGAACGTCTCTAAATTTTGCTAGTCTTTTAAAGGTTGGTAATGAGTATCAGTTTGTATTTACAATAAGATCTTTGTTGGATATTGAGAAGGAATATGTTTTTAATCATTTAAAGGCTATTAGTAGTCTCTCAGGTGCTAATTTTAAAATAGTTTATGATTATTCTTCTTGGAAGCCAGCTGAGAATAGTAAACTTTTAAACCATCTTAAGAATGTGTATAAAAATATGTATTTGGAAGAGGCTAAAACCGTAGTTATTCATGCTGGTCTTGAGACTGGAATAATATCTGCAAAATTTGGAGGAATAGATTCAGTTACAATTGGACCTTGGATCAATGCTCCCCATACACCAAGAGAGCAGGTTGATATTGCTTCAACTATTAGAGTTTATAATTTTTTGAAGAAAAGTTTAGAGACTTTATAA
- the tig gene encoding trigger factor — MILNNDVKLIPGSKVEAVIRISKKFVKSKYNEILQDYSSRLKVKGFRIGKVPFSIIEGKYSDNIRALTIEKLIHKSLEEFFKSATYKPLGYAVPKILDEKLEIDFSKDFEFTVVYEAYPEFELPDISNVEVEIPEVFVSDSDVEEELKLLQLENAIVVEDSGDVKSGSIVRVDFVELDDSLSEILTTKRQDFVFTVGESNNYYGFDNDIIGMKKDEEKIVEKNYGMDYKFSELANSFKRLKISLKDIKRRDIPKLDDDFAKDIKDSFNTLEDLKEHIRENMLRLVKERSESLKLSKLLSDIAEKLNIEIPSSMFEAEFKNVLNEFSHQNKINLEQLSNSSTGLEGINDVFKENVLKKLKSKLIFQKIVDNDLTEVTDSDLEDELVKQAEDAKMKLADIKKFYQEKNLLEILKDEIKRQKVKDKILKNVKEINPKKVAFRDFINYKTGE, encoded by the coding sequence GTGATATTGAATAATGATGTAAAATTGATTCCCGGTTCTAAGGTTGAGGCTGTTATTAGAATTTCAAAAAAATTTGTTAAAAGTAAATACAACGAGATTTTACAAGATTATTCTTCTCGTCTTAAGGTTAAAGGTTTTCGTATAGGAAAAGTTCCTTTTAGTATTATTGAAGGCAAATATTCTGATAATATAAGAGCTCTCACTATAGAGAAGCTTATTCATAAGTCCTTAGAAGAATTTTTTAAAAGTGCAACTTATAAACCATTAGGTTATGCTGTTCCTAAAATATTAGATGAGAAATTAGAGATAGATTTCAGTAAAGATTTTGAATTTACTGTTGTCTATGAGGCTTATCCTGAATTTGAGCTACCTGATATATCTAATGTTGAGGTAGAAATTCCAGAAGTTTTTGTATCTGATTCTGATGTGGAGGAAGAGCTTAAATTGTTACAACTTGAAAATGCAATTGTTGTTGAGGATAGTGGTGATGTTAAGTCAGGCAGTATTGTTAGGGTAGATTTTGTGGAGCTTGATGATTCCTTAAGTGAGATTTTAACAACTAAAAGGCAAGATTTTGTTTTTACTGTTGGTGAGTCTAATAATTATTATGGATTTGATAATGATATTATTGGGATGAAAAAGGATGAAGAAAAAATAGTAGAGAAAAATTATGGTATGGATTATAAATTTAGTGAACTTGCTAATTCTTTTAAGAGATTAAAGATCTCTCTTAAGGATATAAAGAGGCGTGATATTCCTAAGCTTGATGATGATTTTGCAAAGGATATTAAGGATAGTTTTAATACATTAGAGGATCTTAAAGAGCATATAAGAGAGAATATGTTAAGGCTTGTTAAAGAAAGAAGTGAGTCTCTTAAACTTTCAAAATTGTTATCTGATATTGCAGAGAAGCTAAACATAGAGATTCCATCTTCTATGTTTGAGGCTGAATTTAAAAATGTTTTAAACGAATTTTCACATCAAAATAAGATTAATCTTGAGCAATTAAGCAATTCTTCTACAGGTTTAGAAGGTATTAATGATGTTTTTAAGGAGAATGTACTTAAGAAATTAAAGTCTAAGTTGATTTTCCAAAAAATAGTAGATAATGATTTGACAGAGGTTACAGATTCTGATTTAGAGGATGAGCTTGTTAAGCAGGCTGAAGATGCGAAGATGAAACTTGCAGATATTAAGAAATTTTATCAAGAGAAGAATTTGCTTGAAATTTTAAAAGATGAAATTAAAAGACAAAAGGTTAAAGATAAAATTTTAAAAAATGTAAAGGAAATTAATCCTAAAAAAGTTGCCTTTAGAGATTTTATTAATTATAAAACAGGTGAATAA
- the clpP gene encoding ATP-dependent Clp endopeptidase proteolytic subunit ClpP, whose protein sequence is MHNLVPTVVEHTGNYERVFDIYSRLLRDRIIFLSGEINDVRADTVIAQLLFLESEDSKKDIYVYINSPGGSITAGLAIYDTMQYIKPDVRTICIGQAASMAAFLLAGGAIGKRESLSYSRIMIHQPWGGIGGQASDISIQANEIIRLKRLIIDIMSDKIGVSKEKLSLDIERDYFMTPKDALDYGIIDGILVRN, encoded by the coding sequence ATGCATAATTTAGTTCCTACTGTTGTGGAGCATACTGGAAATTATGAGCGTGTTTTTGATATATATTCAAGATTGTTAAGGGATAGAATAATTTTTTTGAGTGGTGAAATTAATGATGTAAGGGCAGACACAGTCATTGCTCAACTTCTTTTCTTAGAGTCTGAAGATTCTAAAAAGGATATTTATGTTTATATAAATTCCCCTGGAGGTAGTATTACCGCAGGACTTGCAATCTATGATACTATGCAGTATATCAAACCAGATGTAAGAACGATCTGCATTGGTCAAGCAGCTTCAATGGCTGCATTTTTGCTTGCAGGAGGTGCTATAGGCAAACGAGAGTCATTATCGTATTCAAGAATAATGATTCATCAACCTTGGGGTGGAATAGGTGGTCAAGCCAGTGATATTAGTATACAAGCGAATGAAATTATAAGGCTTAAGAGATTAATAATAGATATTATGTCTGATAAGATAGGAGTATCTAAGGAAAAATTATCTCTTGATATTGAGCGGGATTATTTTATGACACCAAAAGATGCTCTTGATTATGGAATTATTGATGGTATCTTGGTAAGAAATTAG